Genomic segment of Elusimicrobiota bacterium:
ATAAACTTTTAATTGCAGGTGAAGAAGAGGGGTTATTCGGGAGTAATTATCCTATACGAGAACTTATCTCGTCTAAAAAACTTAAACTTGTTTCACCGGTGAAAGACACAATAACAGGTAAAATGACAACCACTGACTACGAAGTTGAGGGACCAATAGCGTTATTATTTTCTACCACACAACCAGCGATAAGTTATGAAAATGCAACAAGATGTTTTACATTATCTTTAGATGAGAGCAAGGAACAGACAAACAAAATACATCAGGCACAGCAGAAACAAAAAACACTGGAAGGTGTAAAAAATGGATTTGAGACAAGAGAGATAAAAATGTTGCATAAGAATAGCCAGAGGTTGTTAAAAAAATTAGTAGTGATAAATTTTTTTGCCGAGCAATTAAGTTTTCCCAATGAATGGCTTGAATCCCGACGGGAATATGAGAAATATTTATCGTTGATAGAGACAATCGCTTTTTTGAGACAATATCAGAGAGAGAAGAAAGTTTTTAACCACAACGGAAAAGAGATTGAATACATTGAGGTAGAGAAAGAAGACATAAGAGAGGCAAATAAACTGATGACAGAGATTTTAGGGACAAGTGTAAATGAACTTTCCCTACCATCAAGGGAACTTTTGAAAATGATAAAACAAATGGTAGATGAAAAATGCAAAGAGCAAGAAATTAGTCAAAAGGATTTTAGATTTAACCGCCGAGATGTCAGAGAATATACTGGTTGGAGTGATAGTCAGATAAAAGCACACATCAAGCAATTAGAGGACTTACAATATTTACTTGTGAGCAAAGGAGACCGAGGGCGAATGTATCGGTATGAGTTGCAGTATGAGGGAAACGGTGGCAAAAAATACCTTTTTGGACTGACAGACCCTGATAAACTTGCTCAAAAGTCTGATAGGTCTGGTATGGTCTGGCAAGAGAAAGATGATGAAAAAAACGAAAATACCGACGATGGAACAAGTATAAAGTCTGAAAGTAGGGTAAAAACTGAAAAATGTATAAAAGAAGGGGTATATCACAGTGTCTGATGATTTTAATTTAGACCAATTAAAAGAATATTATTTACAGCACTTGCAATTAAAGGGATTTAGTGCTTTTACTGTTCGTCAGACAGAACAGATGGTCAGGATATTTTTGAATTTCTTAAAAGCAAATGGGATAACAGAAATAAAAAAAGTAAATCTTGAAATATTAGAGGGATACAAAGAATATTTAACAAGATACAAAACAAAGAAGGAAAATAATCTGACTGCTTCAACGATACTAACTCGTTTAATGTCAGTGAGGAATTTTTTCCGTTATCTCTTAAAGAAAGGAATAATTTACCGTGATATAGCAGAAAACTGGCGAATGCCGAAGGATAAAAGACCTCTACCGAGAGGAATCCTGACAATTCAGGAGATAAACAGAATAATGAAACAACCACAGATAAGAACAACACTGGGTTATCGTGATAGGACAATTCTTGAAGTCCTTTACTCAACCGGGATAAGAGCAGGTGAGTTAATAAAATTAAAAGTGAGTGATGTTGATTTAGATAAAAAAGTTTTGAGAGTAAATAAAGGAAAAGGTGGAAAAAGCAGGTATGTTTTACTTAACACACCGACTTGCAGGTTTCTTAATAGATATTTAAGGAAAATAAGACCAGAGTTGGCAAAATGTCCAAGAGAGTCAGGCAATAACTGGGAACAAAGGTCAAAGACCGGCGAAGGGATATTATTTTTGACGGTTTATGGAGGTGCCTTGACCAATGCTGGACTGATGCTGATATTAAAAACCTATATCAAGAAAGCCGGGATAACCAAATCAGTTCAGCCCTGTCACTCTTTCCGTCACAGTGTAGCCACTCATTTACTGGAAAGCGGGATGGATATTCGGTATGTTCAAGCATTTTTGGGGCATGAGACAATCCAAACGACACAGGTTTATACCAGAGTAGAAAAAGAGAAACTGCGGGAATTGTTAAGGAAATATCACCCGAGAGAGAAAGATAGAAATATAGAAATAAGGAAATTTGGTGAAAAGATAAAAATCCCCATAGGTAATCAATATATTTATGGAAACGCATAAAACAGAAATAGCCGAGTTAAAAGATAAATATTTAGAAAGTTTAAGGAATAACAATTATTCCCCAGAAACAATCAGACATTGCGATTATGCTTTAAGGGATTTTGAGAAGTTTTTAGAGAAGCAAGGCATAAACCAGGTGGCTGATGTGACACAGGAGGTGATCACTGACTATAATCAGGAAGTCAGAAATTACCGGCAACCAAAAAACAATAAGCCGTATAGTGAACAAAGTATCGCTGCGAAATTACAACCCGTCAAATATTTCTTTGAATGGTTGACGAAGAATTTAACAATACTTTACAACCCAGCAAAAGATATGGAAATACCGACAATTAAGAAGGGATTACCGAGAACAATTCTCTCACAGGAAGAAATAGAAAAGTTTTTGAGTATCCCGCGGACAGACACAGTAATTGGTTACCGTGATAGGACGATATTTGAGTTATTTTACTCAACGGGAATGAGGAACACAGAATTAAGGAAATTGAAAATAAATAACTTGGATTTAGAGAAAAAAATTTGTATAATTAAGGACGGGAAGGGAGGAAAAGAGAGAATGCTCCCTCTTACCAAAGTAGCCACCGAGTATCTGAAAGAATATATTAGAATAATCCGACCACGACTACTAAAAAATGGAAACAGCAACGACACTGTTTTTCTCACTTTATCCGGGACACCATTTTGGATGCAGGGGATGTGTGATTTATTCAGGAAATATGCAAGAGTTAGTGGAATATCAAAACCAATATCCGCCCACACAATAAGACACTCAATAGCGACACATCTATTAGAGAATGGAATGGACATAAGGTATATACAGGAATTTCTTGGACACGGTTCATTACAGACGACGCAGTTGTATAGCAAGGTGACATTAAAAGGGTTAAGGAAATTTTACAATAAGCATCATCCGAAGGAAAAAAGACAGAGGTTAATTATATGAACTTTTGCGAAAAATCTGTAAAAAATAATTGTGAAAAATCTTTTAATAAAGTCAGTGAAAATAATTTTGAAAACGGGGGAAAGACCT
This window contains:
- a CDS encoding tyrosine-type recombinase/integrase, encoding METHKTEIAELKDKYLESLRNNNYSPETIRHCDYALRDFEKFLEKQGINQVADVTQEVITDYNQEVRNYRQPKNNKPYSEQSIAAKLQPVKYFFEWLTKNLTILYNPAKDMEIPTIKKGLPRTILSQEEIEKFLSIPRTDTVIGYRDRTIFELFYSTGMRNTELRKLKINNLDLEKKICIIKDGKGGKERMLPLTKVATEYLKEYIRIIRPRLLKNGNSNDTVFLTLSGTPFWMQGMCDLFRKYARVSGISKPISAHTIRHSIATHLLENGMDIRYIQEFLGHGSLQTTQLYSKVTLKGLRKFYNKHHPKEKRQRLII
- a CDS encoding DNA primase; translation: KLLIAGEEEGLFGSNYPIRELISSKKLKLVSPVKDTITGKMTTTDYEVEGPIALLFSTTQPAISYENATRCFTLSLDESKEQTNKIHQAQQKQKTLEGVKNGFETREIKMLHKNSQRLLKKLVVINFFAEQLSFPNEWLESRREYEKYLSLIETIAFLRQYQREKKVFNHNGKEIEYIEVEKEDIREANKLMTEILGTSVNELSLPSRELLKMIKQMVDEKCKEQEISQKDFRFNRRDVREYTGWSDSQIKAHIKQLEDLQYLLVSKGDRGRMYRYELQYEGNGGKKYLFGLTDPDKLAQKSDRSGMVWQEKDDEKNENTDDGTSIKSESRVKTEKCIKEGVYHSV
- a CDS encoding tyrosine-type recombinase/integrase, whose product is MSDDFNLDQLKEYYLQHLQLKGFSAFTVRQTEQMVRIFLNFLKANGITEIKKVNLEILEGYKEYLTRYKTKKENNLTASTILTRLMSVRNFFRYLLKKGIIYRDIAENWRMPKDKRPLPRGILTIQEINRIMKQPQIRTTLGYRDRTILEVLYSTGIRAGELIKLKVSDVDLDKKVLRVNKGKGGKSRYVLLNTPTCRFLNRYLRKIRPELAKCPRESGNNWEQRSKTGEGILFLTVYGGALTNAGLMLILKTYIKKAGITKSVQPCHSFRHSVATHLLESGMDIRYVQAFLGHETIQTTQVYTRVEKEKLRELLRKYHPREKDRNIEIRKFGEKIKIPIGNQYIYGNA